GCATATCAGGAACTTCTTCAAATCCTAATATTTGAACAGGATCTGATGGATTTGCAACTTTTACATTTTTGCCATTTGGATCTATCATTCTTCTAACTTTACCAAATGTACTTCCAGCTACAAAATAATCTCCTACTTTCAATTTACCATCTTTAATTATAACAGTAGCTACAGGGCCTAAAAATTTATCTAATTTACTTTCAATTATAACTCCTCTAGCTAACCCTTCTGGATAACATTTAATTTCTTGCATTTCAGAAACTAATAATATCATTTCTAATAATTCATCAATTCCTTTTCCGGATTTAGCAGATATAGGAACTGTTATTGTATCTCCGCCCCAATCTTCAGGAATAAGATTTAATTTAGCTACCATTTGTTGTTTAGTTAATTCAACATTTGCATTAGGTTTATCTATTTTATTAATAGCTACAATTATTGGAACATTAGCATTTTTTGCATGGTTATATGCCTCAATTGTTTGTGGCATTACACCATCATCAGCTGCAATTATCAATACAACTATATCAGTAGCTTGAGCACCTCTTGCCCTCATTTCTGTAAAAGCTTCGTGTCCAGGTGTATCTATGAATGTTATTTTTTTACCTTCATAATCAACTTGATACGCACCTATAGATTGTGTAATTCCTCCAGCTTCTCTTTCAGCAACTCTTGTATGCCTTATATTATCTAACAATGTTGTTTTACCATGATCAACGTGTCCCATAATAGTTACTACTGGTGGTCTTTCAACTAATTTGTTTGAGTTTTCCTCGTATAATTTGTTCCAAAACTCTTTTAATCTTTCTTCAGGATCTACATTTTCACTTTTTCCAGATTTTTCTTCAACTTTTGTAGGTTCATCAGATATTTCAAGTAATGCATTAAACATCATTGCAATTTCTTCTGCTTGTTCTTCTGTTAATATTTGACCAGGTCTTAATACTTTACCTTTCATAAAATATTCTTTAATTATATCATTTTGACCTTTACCTAATTTATTAGCTAATATATCTAATTTTAATTCGGATCTTAATAATTTAATTTCTTTTATTTCTTCTTCTTTGATTTCTTGAGGTTTTTGTTCGATCTTTTTTTCTTTTTTCTTTTTTTCTTTTTTTAATTCTTTTTTCAAAGTCTCTTTTTCAGCTTTTTCAAGCTTTTTTTCTTTATGTTCAACTTTCTTACTTTCGATTTTTTTCTTTTCAACCTTTTTTTCATTGTTTTTTTCTTCAAATAATTCTCTAATTGTTTCTACTTCACCGTCTTCTAAAGTAGACATATGGCTTTTTAAATTATATCCTAAATCATTTAATTCATTTAAAAATTCTTTTGCATGCATTCCGAATTCTTTAGCTAATTGATATACTCGCGTCTTAGACAATTGAATCACCTCCAGCATCTACTACTTCCTTAATTCCATCAACTATATTTTCATCTAAAACACCTACCACACTTATTTCATCTTTACCTAAAGCGTGTCCCAATTGTTCTTTAGTATAATTTTTTAATGTTATATATGGGACTTTATGTGATTCGCATCTTTTTATTGTATCCTCCCCTATGGATTCACCAACATTAGATGCGATTATTATAAACTTTTTTCTTCTTTTAGGATTTCTAATATATTCTCTAATATTATCTTTTCCAAAAACAATTTTCCGCATCCGTGAAGCAAAACCCAAAAGGTTTACAACCTTTTTTTCATTCATTTTTTTACCTCCAATTTTCTTTTCTATAATATTATAACATATAAATTTAGAATAAAAAAATGTTCATTATAATATAGAAATTAAATAACAGTAATTTAACAAAAATCCTCCTTTCGGAGGATTTTTTCATGAAATTTATTAAAATTTAGAACTTGAATTTATATAAAAATAAAAGTTTTCAAAGTCATTTTCAAAATCATGTCCTAATTTAAATATCAATGAAATATCATCTTTTATCAACCCATATCCAATTCTGTATCCAATATTATTCAAATTATCATAATATAAGTCTAATAAAACTTTTGATTTTTCAGAAATGCTTAAATTTAAATTAGATTCAATATCATATATGTTATTACTAATATTATAATTTCCTGAAATTAGAAAAATATTATTATAATTTCCAGTTAAAGATATATCCTTATTGATAAAATTATATACACCTTTTATAGATATATTCTCATTATTAAAATCTGAAACAATATATTCTAATTTATCTGTATATTTACCTTCAAGACCTATCCCATTTACTTCTAATCTGCTGTAAATACTCATTGAAGAATATTTTGTTTCCGGAGTAAATAGTACATTAAAATAAGAATTATTAAATAATACTCTACTTGAAACATAATAATTTAAATTATTATTGATAGAAATTAAATCAATACCAACATCTATAAATTTACTTTTATAAACTCCAAAAAATCCAGAATTATTTTCTTCTATATTTTCATTAAAATTAATTAATTCATTTGAGGCTTTGTTTTTGTAAATACCAAATTCGAAATCAGAATTTTCCCATATTACTTTTAAAGATTCTAATCCAAATTGCCAATTAGAATTATCCGCATTTAAAACAGCTTCAAAATTCATCCCTGATTTGTTGGGAGTAATGATTAAATTAAATTTTTGCGAAATTTCTGGAGTCTTTAATGAATAAGTATCAATATCTACTTTAGACTTTAAATCAAATGAATATGTACCACTCAAAATACCACTTTTTTGTTTTTCTGGTTTTTTTATTTTTAATACCCCATTTTCCAAAATTAATGTAAAGGTCCCGTTTTTACCTCCATACCCATCTGGAACATAATCCGGAGCTTCTGGGTCTTCTTTCCAGTCAGTACCATTAACCACAAATTTATATTGATAATCACCAGGTGCTAATTTCATGGAAACTTTCCATATACCATTCATTTTTTTCATAGGCAAAGCGCTAGGATCCCAATTATTAAAAGACCCTGCTAAAAACACTTTTGATGCTGTAATATCTTTATATTCAAAAACCACCTCATTATTATAAACATATACTTTTGCAAAAGAAATTATTGATAACATTAATACAATTAATATTATAATATTTTTTTTCATTTAATACACCTCCTAAAATCCTGTTCTAACTGTTAAAGAGAATTGCTTTTTGAACTCTTTAGATGCTCCAAAATTTCCGTCTCCTAAACTTAATAATAATTCCACATTAGAAAATCCTGTATACTTAGCCTCTGCATACATAGTCTTATACCTTTCTATTACACCGTATATATACATTCCTTTCCAAAATAAGTTTAAATTTCCAAAAGATTTTGACAATGTGCCATAAAATACTTCAGAAAAGCCCCCATTATAAACAGTAGAGTTTTCTATATTAACTTCATTATTCCCAAAAATATATGATAGATTATAATAATATCCAAGCACATTTCCATTTATATTTGAAGAAATAGAAAATGGTTTATACCTTTTTATGTTTTTCCAATCATCTTCTAATCCATATTTATAAAACGAAATATTCACATTTCCTAATAACGGAATATTCAAAGGATAATTAATAGAAAATTCTAAATCAGTAAAGTTATATTTATTATTTTCAAAAGGGATTCCTATATAAACATAATTATAATTATTTAATGAAAAATAGCTTTTTAAGTAATCTAATGAAAAATTAGAAAAGTTATCATCTTGATAATTACCTTCTAATGTAATTCCTAATTTATCAAAGTTAAATTCATTTCTAATACTTTTTGAAAAACTATCTGGTAAATAATCATTATTATATCCTGAAGCTAAATACTTTATATACAATGAATTATGAATATTACCAAAATTAACTTTATTTCCAAGAAAAATTAAATAGTTATTATCTAAATAATTTTCTCCTTTATCATATGAATATCCAAATTCGCCGAACATTTGATTATTAACTAGATTTAAGTTAAAATCAAACAATCTCCAATCAGAATAAATATATTTTGTATAAAATTCTCTTGAATATATATAACTATAATAGAAATTTCCTAAAGGAATTCCTCTTATATGTGAAATAAAAAGAGAAGAAGAACCTCCATCTTTTTTTACTAAATAATTATCAATATGAATTAATGGCAAATCCAAAGTATATTCAACACCATTAACGGCGCCTATTTTTTCATTATTAAAGGCATTTATCCAATCTGTAGTATTTACACTTTTCTTTTTCCAAAATGTTTTAAAATTATTTGAATCAAATTTAAATTCAAAAATTCCATCTGTTATGTAATATTTATCGTCACTTCCCTTATTTAAATTCAATTCTCCAGAAAAATTTGAATTATTTGGTTTGATATATAAGTCTAATTTTAAACCATTATAATAAAATTGAGCAGGAGATGATTCTAATGTATAGGTCCATGAAGTTTCTAAATTACCATTTATCTGTACATCTGAAAAAACAAAAACTGAAATAATTATCATTAAAAGTATCATTAACTTTTTCATTGAGAATCACCAACCTTCAATTCCTCAATCTCTATATAGCTTATCATAGGATAAAATTTTATTTTAAATCCATTAACATTATTTTTAAATGTATATATTTGATTTTGGGATGAATCGGAATATACTTCGCCATTAAAGATTGCTTGCCAAGGTTTCCATGTTGTTGACGCTGGTATCTTATATTCAATATTTTCTCCTTTATTATATGAATTATCTATTTCTATTTCAAAATGATCGTTAACTTTATTCATCTTTTCAGGAGACCAATTATTAAATGTACCTGCTGCATACCAATCCATATTTAATTTTGTATCATCACCAACACCAATTGCTTTACCGCTAGTAAGTTTATCAATATCCAAATATACTGTTATTTGATTATTTGACAAAGAAGATTTTAAAACTGGAATAGAATCAGAAACTATATTACCATCATTTTTTACATAAAATACCTTATAATAACCTATATAAAATTTACTACCTTCATTATCTATTTCATTGAAATTCATTTTTGATGCGTCTATAGTAACTTTATACAATTTTTAATTTTCATCATATATAAGCTTACTATTTTCAATAGTATTAATATCATCTGTTTGTAACCAATTATTCCCATCATATCCAACATATATACCTTCTGGAACAGATAAATTTAATAATTTCATCATACATCCTGAAAAAATTAACACTGAAGAAATTATTAAAATCAATAATACAATCTTTTTCAAAAACATCACCTCCACTCTTTTAAAAATCCCACCTCAAAAGAGGTGGGATGATGATCATTGAATAGTATGTTCTGTCATATTAATTATTGTTATTGGAACATTCCAATCCCAATTATCCGGATATGGATTATCTGGTGCTGTATCTGAAGATGATGAATCATCACTACTTCCGACTATAGTACCTACAAATTTAATTTTATCTCCAATACTTAATCCTAAATCTGATAATTTTATTTTAACTTCCATTATAGGATCTGTATTATTCTTTAATACTATATAATCATCATGTTGTGTCTTGGTTGTAGTGTTATCAACAGTCCATAATTGTGGATCTTGATGTTCCCAAGCCGCTACAAAGAAATGAATTGGTGTTCCATCTTGTGTTTGTATAGCTCTTGACCAACCACCAAAATGCATATCAGTAGCTCCGCCTGTTTCTCCTTCTTTAGAGAAATAAATTATAAATCCATTTCCAGATGCTTTATAATTTGCAGCTACGTATAAATATTCATCATCATTAGCTATGCCTACCCAATTTACATCATTTGTATCTCCCCATATACTATCATTTGTCGCATCTATTGTTATAGTTTTTGTTGCATAATCTGTCCATTCACTTAAATCTCCATCTATAATTATTTGCCCAGGAGCTGCTATATCGTTTTCATCTCTTGGAACAACTTTTAATTGGTCATAATTATACATTACTACTCCTACAATATTATATTCTGCCCCGACTTCAAAAGTTGTAGATGTATAATTTTTAACTACTATTGTTGCACCATTAGATAAGAAAGATGCATTACCAAATCCATCATTTGCTACTGTACATTCTCCATTAAATTTTACTAATTTTCCATAATAATTCCAATTATCTTTAATTTCATCTCCTGTTATATCCTCTAGTAATAATTCTATATTTGATTTTAAAACAGTTACTGAAGCAGCATTGTTTATATTATACTCATAAACCTTAGTTGTTTTAGAATTATTTTCATAATATTTAGCTTCTCCTTCTACATATACTAAATCTCCAATTTTCAAATCAGAAATGTTAAATGGTTTATATATTTCTATTCCTCTTGTCCCATCTTGTATAAATACGTATGTATTATAAACATAATTTACTACACCTACTGAAGAAGATTCAATGGTATTATTCTCTGCTGTATCAATTGAATCAATAACTTCAGAAATACTTGGTAATTCTTCTAAAGGTTCTACTACAACCTTTGAATAATGAGGATCAAAAGATACTCTTGCACCCATTGTGTATTTTCCTTCAGTAAATGCCATTGTGTTATTCCCTGTACCGTAATAATGATTTTCTGAGAATAAAAATGGATTTTCTTCAGCATTTTGTGGCCAGTGGTTAAGACCAATTCCAATCTTAAATTCCATAGGATTTTCTGGACCAAAAATTGTTTTTGTAGATTTTTCAGTTTCATATACACCATTAGTCATTTCAACAAAATTCCATTCTGTTGGGGATCCTACAAAATATATTGGAGAAGCATCTTTTGTATTATCTCCCATAACCCCTGCTATTGTCTTATGATCTGATGTATTATCTGCAGAAGGATCAAAATAGAAAATTACTTTATCCATATTTTCTACCACATCTGGATCTATTGGAACACTAGGGTCAAATTCTCCAAATCCTCCATATGCAACTGATCCATCATCAGTGATTTGAACAACTTTCCACCACCAAACTTTTTCATTATTAGTTGGCGCTGGAACATTTTCTATTAAGTCCAATGCAGGAATCTCCAACTGATATTTCCCATCATCCTGTTGAATAAATTTCCAATCTGGAATTAAATCAAAATTCCATTCGCTATTAGAAAAATAAAGATAATAACCATTCTCAAGAGTCATTTCATCTTGAGGTTTTGGTTTAGGTAAACAACTTACCAACAATAATGATAATAAAATAATACTAAAAATTAAGAAACCTTTCCTCATTTTTACACCCCCTCTAAAATGTAAATAAAATATTACATTATTATTATACAACATTTCCATTTCTCAAAAAACATCAATAATAGTTATTATAATCAATTATTTGAAATTATATTTTTTTAAAGGAATTTAAATATAAAATTTTATAAAAAAATAAGGAATCCAATGGATTCCTTATTTTGATGTTTTTATTATATAATGATCATAATCAAGATCTATATAATCAAAAGAGTTCATTATCTTTTTCGACCAATTTAAAGTTATCGGGTGCTCAATTCTAGAAGAAATCATCGTTTCTAATCCAATATCCCTAACAAAATTCAAATATTCTGCTGTTTTCATTAAACCGCCAAATTTAGTTAATTCAAAAACCAATCCCGTTGAATATTCTCTTAATCTTATAACATCACTTATATTTTTAAATGACTCATCCCAAAATACTGGATATTTAAATAATAAGTCTTTTATCGCATGTTCATTTCCTACAGGTAATGGCTGTTCAATAGCAATTATATTAATATTTTTAAAAGAATCTAAAATCTTTTTTAATTCAAAATGGTTAAAAATCCCCTTAAAATC
The Marinitoga litoralis DNA segment above includes these coding regions:
- the infB gene encoding translation initiation factor IF-2 is translated as MSKTRVYQLAKEFGMHAKEFLNELNDLGYNLKSHMSTLEDGEVETIRELFEEKNNEKKVEKKKIESKKVEHKEKKLEKAEKETLKKELKKEKKKKEKKIEQKPQEIKEEEIKEIKLLRSELKLDILANKLGKGQNDIIKEYFMKGKVLRPGQILTEEQAEEIAMMFNALLEISDEPTKVEEKSGKSENVDPEERLKEFWNKLYEENSNKLVERPPVVTIMGHVDHGKTTLLDNIRHTRVAEREAGGITQSIGAYQVDYEGKKITFIDTPGHEAFTEMRARGAQATDIVVLIIAADDGVMPQTIEAYNHAKNANVPIIVAINKIDKPNANVELTKQQMVAKLNLIPEDWGGDTITVPISAKSGKGIDELLEMILLVSEMQEIKCYPEGLARGVIIESKLDKFLGPVATVIIKDGKLKVGDYFVAGSTFGKVRRMIDPNGKNVKVANPSDPVQILGFEEVPDMHSILYGVKALSEARDYVEEKKALEEKVVQKRHIRLEDALKMMKDEEQKTLNIIIKADTYGSLEALKNAIAKLENPDIQLQVIHGGIGAITKSDVMLATASDAVILGFRVKSDSGVEKYAERENIQIKRYDIIFNLIDDLKKALQGMLEPEEKEEITGSGEVKQVFKIKKVGTIAGIQLTEGYVERTGSVRLYRQGKLVYDGKIESLKHYKDEVKRIEAPKECGIKIFNFDDINEGDEMEFYKYIQVERTIDFGKNE
- a CDS encoding isoamylase early set domain-containing protein, whose protein sequence is MKKNIIILIVLMLSIISFAKVYVYNNEVVFEYKDITASKVFLAGSFNNWDPSALPMKKMNGIWKVSMKLAPGDYQYKFVVNGTDWKEDPEAPDYVPDGYGGKNGTFTLILENGVLKIKKPEKQKSGILSGTYSFDLKSKVDIDTYSLKTPEISQKFNLIITPNKSGMNFEAVLNADNSNWQFGLESLKVIWENSDFEFGIYKNKASNELINFNENIEENNSGFFGVYKSKFIDVGIDLISINNNLNYYVSSRVLFNNSYFNVLFTPETKYSSMSIYSRLEVNGIGLEGKYTDKLEYIVSDFNNENISIKGVYNFINKDISLTGNYNNIFLISGNYNISNNIYDIESNLNLSISEKSKVLLDLYYDNLNNIGYRIGYGLIKDDISLIFKLGHDFENDFENFYFYINSSSKF
- a CDS encoding L7Ae/L30e/S12e/Gadd45 family ribosomal protein, which gives rise to MNEKKVVNLLGFASRMRKIVFGKDNIREYIRNPKRRKKFIIIASNVGESIGEDTIKRCESHKVPYITLKNYTKEQLGHALGKDEISVVGVLDENIVDGIKEVVDAGGDSIV